From one Lotus japonicus ecotype B-129 chromosome 3, LjGifu_v1.2 genomic stretch:
- the LOC130749113 gene encoding UDP-glycosyltransferase 72D1-like, whose product MAASNSHNAAILTPPGMGHMIPSLELAKRLVTHQIVPKVTIFLASIKTSVPSKAETQLLQSATNDNLFQIIHLPPLDMTNLVGPDATIETQVAAITHELPPLFLSAISTTEHNPTILIIDQVLSNILPLVENLKVPKFIFVSSNAWLLALSLHTPILDKELQGEYTDQSEPISIPGCKSVHPDDVFQLLRDRTHKVYREYLSTCEGLALADAILVNTFNELEPKTLAALSSGKVTKVPVYPVGLIVREEIRRQDGSDVFEWLDKQEEESVVYISLGSGYRMSQEQIKEMALGLELSGQRFVWSLRTHAATKAGDAIANYFTAGKETQAETGGGVSKSEELNSLPDEFYRIQTRGMVITDWAPQLDILKHPSVGGFVSHCGWNSVMESVSCGVPIVGWPLYAEQGMNAAMLAEEIGIAVRLELPLSTNVVGREDLAKAIRKVMDKEDEEGCEMRKKVKELKEAAKRAWSEDGSSYLALSRISQANGAL is encoded by the coding sequence ATGGCTGCCTCAAACTCTCACAACGCTGCAATCCTCACACCACCAGGAATGGGACACATGATCCCTTCTCTAGAGCTTGCAAAGCGCCTAGTCACTCACCAAATTGTTCCCAAAGTCACCATCTTTCTTGCTTCCATTAAAACCTCTGTTCCATCTAAAGCAGAGACACAGCTTCTCCAATCTGCCACAAATGATAACCTCTTCCAAATCATCCATCTCCCACCACTTGACATGACCAATCTAGTTGGCCCCGACGCCACAATAGAAACCCAGGTAGCAGCCATAACGCATGAACTCCCTCCACTTTTTCTCTCCGCGATCTCCACCACGGAACATAACCCCACCATCCTCATCATTGACCAGGTCCTAAGCAACATTTTACCTCTGGTCGAGAATCTCAAAGTGCCCAAGTTCATTTTTGTTTCATCAAACGCATGGCTCCTTGCATTATCTCTTCACACTCCTATTTTAGATAAAGAGCTGCAAGGAGAGTACACGGATCAAAGCGAACCAATCTCAATCCCTGGTTGTAAATCAGTACATCCTGACGATGTGTTCCAATTGTTACGAGACAGGACACACAAGGTGTATCGTGAATATCTCAGCACATGTGAGGGGTTGGCGCTGGCGGATGCGATCCTTGTGAACACATTTAACGAGCTAGAACCGAAAACACTAGCAGCACTCAGCAGTGGAAAAGTCACCAAGGTGCCGGTATACCCAGTTGGGCTAATAGTCAGGGAAGAAATTAGAAGACAAGATGGAAGCGATGTTTTCGAGTGGCTAGATaaacaagaagaagaatctgtGGTGTATATTTCGCTAGGGAGCGGATACAGAATGTCTCAGGAGCAAATCAAAGAGATGGCTTTGGGTTTGGAGCTAAGTGGGCAAAGATTCGTTTGGTCTCTGCGCACACATGCAGCCACAAAAGCTGGGGATGCCATTGCCAACTATTTCACAGCGGGTAAAGAAACCCAAGCTGAAACTGGTGGTGGTGTGTCAAAATCTGAAGAGTTAAATTCTTTACCAGATGAGTTCTACCGCATACAAACTAGAGGCATGGTGATAACAGATTGGGCACCGCAATTGGATATTCTGAAGCACCCGTCTGTTGGTGGGTTTGTGAGTCACTGTGGATGGAACTCCGTGATGGAAAGTGTTTCGTGTGGGGTGCCGATAGTTGGATGGCCGCTCTATGCGGAGCAAGGGATGAACGCTGCAATGCTGGCTGAGGAAATTGGCATCGCGGTTCGATTGGAGTTGCCACTTTCTACCAATGTGGTTGGAAGGGAGGATCTGGCAAAAGCAATAAGGAAAGTTATGGATAAAGAGGACGAAGAAGGGTGTGAAATGAGGAAAAAAGTTAAGGAGCTCAAGGAGGCAGCAAAGAGGGCTTGGTCTGAAGATGGTTCATCCTATCTTGCACTTTCAAGAATCAGTCAGGCAAATGGTGCGTTATGA
- the LOC130743931 gene encoding uncharacterized protein LOC130743931 codes for MSKVQNKEPTNVPHCENVTDEEEINDGGSPVKSSFDVVPDVETSVSQEISDQENPGKDSTSLEDSGNATQPDVSVSSSSKDADPKYGNSEDTNTEEPIQAPAPVQDISDDDSDDVLLTNTIPSSVSARMKRKRRFSTPEVTPTPPKRSKSSIVTYKSRQASVKGKGKQKAVKTPSEKKKRKTPVDESLVRAECVVFSPAVINQALGRSAIEFADNEVSMNAIAKELTVGHVKKWPHKKLLSTGNLSVKYAILNRIGAHTLKHADTCAVKLPEVSKALQETIRVITSRKLKVDALLLKLQEEERQGGEQSAAATAAQNGSKEEEEGSDESAEESGEESSSED; via the exons ATGTCCAAGGTTCAGAACAAAGAACCCACCAATGTCCCTCACTGTGAAAATGTtactgatgaagaggaaatTAATGATGGAGGTTCTCCTGTGAAATCTTCTTTTGATGTTGTGCccgatgttgagacatctgtgTCTCAGGAAATTTCTGATCAAGAAAatcctggaaaggattccacttctcttGAAGATTCAGGCAATGCTACCCAACCTGATGTCTCTGTGTCGTCCTCTTcgaaggatgctgatccaaagtATGGAAATTCTGAGGATACCAATACTGAAGAGCCAATCCAGGCTCCAGCCcctgttcaggacatctctgatgatgattctgatgatgttctTCTGACTAATACCATTCCTTCTAGCGTTTCTGCcaggatgaaaagaaaaagaaggttcTCTActcctgaagtcactcctactccaccaaagagatccaaatcCTCTATTGTAACCTACAAGTCTAGACAAGCGAGTGTGAAaggtaagggaaagcaaaaggctGTCAAGACTCccagtgagaagaagaaaaggaagactCCAGTTGAT gaaagtcttGTGAGGGCTGAATGTGTTGTGTTTTCACCTGCTGtaatcaatcaagcacttggaagaagtgctattgaatttgctGATAACGAAGTGTCCATGAATGCTATTGCCAAGGAACTTACTGTtggtcatgtgaagaagtggcctcaCAAGAAATTGTTGTCTACTGGGAATCTCAGTGTGAAATATgcaatccttaacaggattggtgct CATACATTGAaacatgctgatacttgtgctgtgaagctgcct gaagtctccaaggctttgcaggaaACAATTAGGGTGATCACTTCCAGGAAGCTCAAGGTTGATGCTTTGCTTCTCAAGCTGCAAGAAGAAGAACGCCAAGGAGGTGAGCAAAGTgctgctgctactgctgctCAGAATGGGAGcaaggaagaggaggaagggTCTGATgagagtgcagaagaatctgGAGAAGAatccagttctgaagactag